The Lactuca sativa cultivar Salinas chromosome 2, Lsat_Salinas_v11, whole genome shotgun sequence genome includes the window ttatattgtttccagtaactattgtgtgccagaatgcacagatttgGACCATCGGATGAATAGAATCAAcaatcatgatctgagggtctatgatattacaatagggtagcatgtatcatataatcacacaatttttatcaaaagggtattttggataattaactacatttataaaaggaaattttcggatttttaggaatgattaattctcctaatttaaaaaaatctgaattttttaattaattcaatttcaatttttaccgattttattctatcagaatatttttttgttaaaatgatACTCTTTCAGAATtgtattataatataatattactgaagaaaaacaaaattcataAATAAGATGTtcaaataacaaacattctaatatatttttatacatccgaacttaaatacaaattcatacatattcttacagactaaaagtcttatacattttaatatagttataaaaattctaaaagaatataaacaaaaatgaataacattcttaaaaaaaaaataacaacattccgcTAGAATACTATCGTGTGCCATGTTTTCTTCttgaattctgaaagaatattgctgtttttggatgttgaatcttgaaattctgaaagaatattgttgtttttcttcattctttgagAATGAAGTATCATATATCTTTTTTTCACAAGTTTCCTCATCATTCCTGCATCATCCTAACAACTGCACCTTAAgcatacaaataattaattgcAATTCTTTCATAATACAACaaaaatattcttacagaataaactATTATTGCAGAATAAAATATAATCATTTTACTTGGAACAAGGGGAAAAAAGTTAATAGAAAACTCAAGTAAGGATCAAAATTGCAAGAAAAAACTTTTTGGAATCAAAATTGCAAGAAATCAGCTAAAGTTAGGGACCActtttgtaatttactctaataacAACAGAACATCACCTGCTGAGCAGCAACTTCCCTATATGGAAATGAATATGTTCTTTCCCATCTCTGAAATTTTACTTGATACTTCCCAACGAAAATCACCAGTGTAAAGCATGTTCCCAAAATCACCACATAATAGATACATAACTGCACCTGCCACATACAAAAAGAATAACTCgaatcaaagaaacaacaaaacttttgaatataaatgttACATATCAATCTATACAAGAAACTCAAGAACTTGCATCAGTTACATATTTGACATATGCAGGGAGATATGGAGGGAAAGGATAAAGTTGCTAAATCTTTGGATTCAAGTAGTGCTTGAAGCAGTTCCAGTTACAGTTTATTCAAAAAAACCTTCAATCTATCACCAAACAAAACTTTTCAATTTATCTGTCAAAGAAACGTCAAAATGAAAACTGTCAAAAGTTCAAGCATATCAAACAAGAGCTTTGAGACgaaaaaaccaaaatcaaaatcaattataCCTCAACTAGTAAATCATCCTGCCCAAACAAAATGGTCCAGACTCCAGAATACATTACCATGTTATTCAGTTGCATAGTTCACCACTGGTAACTTTTAATTGGAAGTCAAAGTATAAATCAAGCACTCATTCAATAATGAACATAATGTATTgagaaattgaaataaaaaaagtGACGAGCAATGAATTGAATCAAATCCAAATCAGACTAACCGGGGCAATGATTGGCATCAATGGCTATAACTTCAACCCTAGTTTCCAAGCCAGACCACAATGAAACCAAAGATAACGAGTACCATTGTCCAATTTCGAGAACTCGAAGCAATAAGAGATCGAAACCGGGGAATTTGGGGGAGAAAAGCTTAACAGTGATGGAAGAACAGAATAGTGGACCTTTCTTCCAACGAGAAGACAAGCTAGCGGTATGATTGGCGTGAAGACGAGTTAAGAAATAAACCTGACTGCCTTCAGCCCAACGATCGATTGATTGTAGAAGAAGAAGCAGAAGCCGTGGATTATAAACAATAATGAGTTAGATTTAGGGCTAGGGTTAAgtagttggtcaaagagattTTTATGGTAATTCCCATTAATTAagggattttattttaattatcattttaaagttacataattacccttattcaattttttaattatttaattattcttcaatttctattggtgcattcatgcacacaatagttgctataaacatttgaacctagctctctctctctctatatatatatatatatatatatatatatatatatatgagaaaataAATACTACTAGTGAAATACTATGGAAGTTTGGAAAAGAAGATAAAACCAAACTCCCAATCATCTGTATTTATGGGTAGTTTTTGCTTTTTATCGTAAAAGATAGGGGCTATTACTGAAATAATGTTAAAAAGAAATTAGATTAAAGGGTAAATTTAAAACGGctactttttaattttttgttgctTTTTGGATGCAGGATTTTGGATTTTAGCGAATCTGACTTTTTTGCATTTCCTAGTTTCCAAAAATGCCCATGTCTCTTTCTGTTTTTACGctcatattaattaaaaatatgacGAAACCACCCTTGTAAAGCAAAACCCCACAGCAATAACATCCCTGATTTAGGACCCAAAAACCCATCTCAACCACAACCAAGTTTAACACAAAATGGCCCATTAAATTGATATTTATGCCATTTTAGGAAAATTATTTTATGAAACACATCGTTATTTTAAGATAGGATACTGCTGTATATTTGTTATTTAATAAACAACACTTGAGTAACATGATAGATACTGTCTTTTATAGATTTGATTATAGCAATTTCGATATCAAATAACTTGCATATCTCTAACCAAATCTTTTAAGATTTAATCAAATGAAATATCAAAGATCAAAGATAATGTATAATTATAACATATTATTTAGATATCTTAACTATTTTAAGGGTAGACATACTTTTTTTTATTcagttaaagttttttttttaatatgttgaCAAACCTTAACCATTTATCAATATGGCTTAGTAAAAATATTTGATAACCAAAGTCAATTGAAACATCGCTCAAATAAGATGCAACCAAAAATCAAATTGAAAAAAGAATTTGTATATTTTTATAGATTAGGAAATTATATTACCTTTGGGAAGCGTAATAATGATGAAATACGTATATTTAAGTTGGTTTAAATGGAAAATACGTAAATGCTAGAGGACAACGGTGCCAAAAAATCCTCAATGGCACATATGTAATTTGTTAGAAAAACAAAGCCCATTGTCGTAGCTCACCAACAGTAAACTCcagattaaatattttatttttatttttggctccatttctctctctagagcggtgctttctttctttctaagtagCTTAAAGTTGCAGTACACACTCCCATCCCACCACCACCGTCTCTCTAATCTCACCCTTTTCTCTCTCTCCTAGGGTTTGCTACATTCGCTGAATCAAACCACAAGTAGACGAATGTAACTAGAAAACATCATTTGTTTGTGTTAATCTCTTCGTATTTTGCCGTTTTTGGGTATTTGTAagtttctttttttaaaaaaataaaaaataaattaaatgtgTGAACTTTAAAGTTCTCGGCTTTTTGTTTGTTGATCTTGAAGTGGGTTTGAAGTTTAATGTTGGAGCACGGTTGCTGTATTTGAGTTGGTGGTTTGAGAGTGAAGAAAAATGACGTCGAGAGGTGGAGGCAGTGGTCCGTCGGATCAACCGCCGCCGCCGCAGCGGCGGATCATGCGGACACAGACAGCAGGGAATCTCGGAGAGTCGATATTTGATAGTGAGGTGGTTCCCTCGTCGTTGGTCGAGATTGCTCCTATTCTTCGTGTGGCTAATGAAGTCGAGCCTAGTAACCCCAGGGTTGCTTATCTTTGTAAGTTCTGAACCACTCCAGACACAATTGTGTAAAAACTGTTAACAATGCTATACCTGCAGTTAAGTTTACGTTGAGCTTGATTAGGAGTAGCGGAGTTTACTGTGTTTTTACTTCAATTTTGTGACCATATGCAAAATCGGAAGGGGAATTTGCTTAGAAAGACTTCGCACTTCCCTCCCTAATCTCGTCCTAGCCTCTTATGATTCTTTTTGCACCAGGGTCGTCTTTTATGTTCTCTCTATGTTCTTTTAATTGAGTTGAATCGCCAAGTGTTGTCTAGCTCTTGATAGTTTTATGCCTAATCTGATGGGTATTTGATCAATGTGGGTTAACTGTAGTGGTAATGAGTAAGAAAAACAGTTTATTTTAACTTAAAAAGTATATATTTTTTGTGAATCTGGGAAATTATAGTCTTTTAGAGAACTGATGCCATAGTCATGGTTCTTCTGCAGGTCGATTTTATGCATTTGAGAAAGCTCATAGGTTGGATCCCACTTCTAGTGGACGTGGTGTTCGTCAATTCAAAACTGCCCTTCTTCAGAGGCTTGAAAGGGTAAGTACTCTCTAATGGTGTTTTGGGTTGTTGGGAAACAACTTCACTGATGCAATGATGGCCTCAAGTTCCTTTTTCTGTTTGTCATTTCAATCAATGAAGAATCCTCTTTCATTTTGATCAGGAAAATGATCCAACCTTAATCGGGAGAATGAAGAAAAGTGATGCACGTGAAATGCAGAGTTTTTACAGACATTACTACTCAAAGTACATTCAAGCTTTGCAAAGTGCTGCTGATAAGGCAGACCGGTGAGTTTTTATAAGATGCCAAGTGGCTGTAAGCCTGTAACTGTTAAGCATCacatatttttcttctttttctgtaCTTAAAGTTCATATTGTTGTTCAGTGCTCAGCTTACCAAAGCATACCAAACCGCTAATGTTCTCTTTGAGGTTTTAAAAGCTGTTAATCAGACACAATCAGTGGAAGTTGATCGCGAGGTgtgtacaaatgaaaatttcataCTTGTTTCTTGATGAATCTTTTCCTAAATTATTGtgtctttgttttcttttactCTCCTGATTTATATACTCTCTTTCATGAACTGCTTCACAGATTCTGGAAACACATGATAAAGTTGCACAGAAGACAGAGATCTATCTCCCCTACAATATTCTACCTCTTGATCCTGATAGTGCCAATCAGGCTATTATGATATTCCCAGAGGTGCATTTACAACTTCCATCCATTTTTTTCTTCTGTATCATTCTCAATAATTTTCTTATAAAGCTGCTTACTTTGTTTACAGATTCAAGCTGCTGTTGTTGCTCTTCGTAACACAAGGGGTCTTCCATGGCCTAGGGAATACAAGAAGAAAAATGAAGAGGACATTCTAGATTGGCTTCAAGCTATGTTTGGGTTCCAGAAAGATAATGTGGCAAATCAACGGGAGCATCTAATTTTATTGCTTGCAAATGTTCATATTCGCCAAATTCCAAAACCTGATCAACAGCCCAAGTTGGATGAACGTGCATTGAATGAAGTGATGaagaaacttttcaagaactacAAGAAATGGTGCAAGTATTTGGACAGAAAGAGTAGTCTTTGGTTGCCAACAATACAACAAGAAGTTCAACAGCGTAAATTGTTATACATGGGCTTATATCTTCTTATATGGGGAGAGGCTGCAAATTTGAGATTCATGCCCGAGTGCCTCTGCTACATCTATCATCATGTATGCTAATGCTTTCATTAGGAACATTTAATTTGCTTTTGGGACAATTTCCATGAATTGACACTATTTTATATTTTGTAGATGGCTTTTGAACTATATGGAATGCTAGCTGGTAATGTCAGTCCAATGACTGGTGAGAATGTGAAACCAGCTTATGGAGGAGATGAAGAGGCTTTCTTGACAAAAGTGGTTTCTCCTATTTATGATGTCATAGCACAGGTATTAATTAAAAACACTCAGTTTgcctcattttttttttcttgtaatgtttgttgttatCTCATGGGTGCTGTTCCACAGGAAGCTGCCTGGAGCAAAGTAGGGAAATCGAAACATTCCCAGTGGAGAAACTATGATGATCTAAATGAATATTTCTGGTAAGATTTGATAGATTTGTAGTTTGTTAGAATATTAAGATATTGTtggtgttatgttttataattagtTTATTACTGAAAAACTTTTTGAGCTTTTCAGGTCAGTAGATTGTTTCCGGTTAGGGTGGCCAATGCGTGCTGATTCTGATTTTTTCTGTGGGCCCATGAAGGCCAATGAGTCTGATAAAAATGGGGTAAAGTTGTATCAATAATGCTCTTTTTATATCTTTGGATGATTATGACATAAATGCTAAATGATTGTGTGATAATTCAGGATGGAAAATCATCTGGAGGTCGAAGGGCTGCTAAAGTGAATTTTGTTGAGATACGATCATATTGGCATGTTTTTAGAAGCTTTGACAGAATGTGGAGTTTCTTTATATTATGCTTACAGGTAACTTTTATTGTAATTACAGATGTTTTTAGTTAATACTACTATTATTGTTCATTTCAAGATGGATAACAGTTTGTTCCTTTTGAAGGCTATGATTATTGTTGCTTGGAATGGCGATGGAAACCCGACCAAAATATTTGATTCTGATGTTTTTAAGAAAGTATTGAGTGTCTTTATAACTGCTTCAATATTGAAACTTGGTCAAGGTATGCAAGTGCAAATATAACATACAACAACTATATGTGATGTTATAGAGTGattaaaccttttttttttttttcagctgTTCTTGATGTGGTGCTAAATTGGAAGGCAAGACAAGCAATGCCCTTCTATGTGAAGCTAAGATACGTTTTGAAGGTTGTAACAGCTGCTGCATGGGTTATAGTCTTACCTGTTACTTATGCTTATACATCAAAAGATCCAGAAGGATTGGCTCAGACCATTAAAGGGTGGTTTGGGAACAGCTCAGGTTCCCCATCATTGTTCATTTTGGCTGTTGTTGCCTACTTGTCACCCAACATGCTTGCTGCTGTGTTGTTTTTGTTCCCCTTTATAAGGCGTTACCTTGAGAGTTCAGACTACAGAATTGTCATGCTCATGATGTGGTGGTCTCAGCCTCGGCTTTATGTTGGAAGGGGAATGCATGAGAGCACATTTTCTCTTTTCAAGTATGATTTTAAAAGATTAATTTGTATGCATAGTTGGTTGAGAGATACATATGATATGATGGATATTGGTTCAAAATTTCAGGTACACGACGTTTTGGATTCTGCTCATTATTACGAAGCTGGCATTCAGTTACTATTTAGAGGTTCTGTTCTCTCCTTGTATTATGATCTTGATGCGATATTTAAAAACATGTTGTCTTTTGTAAGCATTGAAAGCTATAAACTATTGTTGCAGATACAACCACTTGTGAGTCCTACAAAAGCTATCATGAGTGTTCATATCAATACCTATGCTTGGCATGAGTTCTTCCCCCAGGGTAACAATGAATGATGATTTCAAAATTTCAATTacttttttcctttttcttttctgAAACCAACTTATGTGAATTTTGCAGCAAGGAACAATATTGGTGTGGTGGTGGCACTTTGGGCTCCAATCATTCTTGTAGGATTACATTTCTTCCTTTAGTTGTACTTGTACAGTTGTACCCTTCTCTTTTGTCTTTTTGTTAACACTTGGAATTTATACAGGTGTATTTTATGGATACCCAAATCTGGTATGCTATATTCTCTACATTATTTGGAGGTGTGTATGGTGCATTCCGTCGTCTTGGAGAGGTTTGTCAAACTTTTTGTATCTCTATTTGAAAAAGACATTTTCGTCCTTTATGTAATGATCTTAATAAGAATATACTGTTTGCAGATTCGAACTTTAGGAATGTTGAGATCACGTTTTGAGTCGTTACCTGGTGCGTTTAATGGCTGTTTAATTCCACCTGAGAAAAGCGATACAGTGAAAAAGAAAGGACTTAAAGCTACCTTATCTCGTAATTATGAAGCAGTAAGTTTATATTCCATCTGTTTGAACTGATGGATTCTGTTAGTTAGTTGTAAGTTAAGAGTTAAGAGtatgatgatgttgttgttgttattgggaTGCAGATCTCCTCCCATAAAGGGAAAGAAGCTGCAAGATTTGCTCAGTTATGGAACAAAATCATCACAAGTTTCAGAGAGGAAGATCTTATTAATGACAGGGAGATGAACCTCTTGCTTGTTCCATATTGGGCAGACCGAGAGTTGGACCTGATACAGTGGCCTCCTTTTCTGTTAGCTAGCATGGTAATCTACTAGTACACAATCATTAACTCTTAATTTTTTTATGGGGAATGGGaattatttattgtttttctaATTACTATATAGATTCCTATTGCATTGGATATGGCAAAAGACAGCAATGGGAAAGATCGTGAGCTGAAAAAGAGAATCGAGAATGATAATTACATGTCTTGTGCTGTTCGTGAATGCTATGCTTCCTTCCGCAATATCATTAAGTTTTTGGTTCGTGGAAGACGAGAGCAGAAGTAAGTTCAGTTCTCACATGAAACAAGATTTTGTCATTCTGTTTTTCTTTTCCATTTAGCATAAAATCGGTTTTTCTTTTCAGGGTTATCAATGATATATTTGAGGAAGTTGACAAACATATTGATGAAGGAGATATAGTGAGAGAATTCAAAATGAGTGCTCTACCTATCCTCTATGACCACGTTGTCAAGCTTATCAATTACttggtatatatatatgattttttgacGTAAGTTTTTATGATGTTTGAAGTAGCTAACAACACAATGCGGGGTTTGGTTGGTATTCACAGTTAACAAATAAGCAAGAGGACCGGGATCAAGTTGTAATCCTTTTCCAGGATATGCATGAAGTTGTGACAAGAGACATAATGGAAGATCAGTTTCCTAAGTAAAATTCCTTTCTCTTTCTTTCACCTTGTGTTCATTCTTATATTGTGTCTTATGTCTGTCCTTTTTTTGGTATATAGTTTGGATGGACCAGGCTATGATGCGGATGAACAGTACCAGTTATTTGCACCTGCAGGAGCAATCATGTTCCCAGCTCCAGAATCAGAAGCTTGGAAGGAGAAAGTAATTCTAAGACCTAACTCCTAACAACaaattcattttttaaaatttgagGTTTTTATATTGGATTCTTGATGTCTATTTTGCAGATCAATAGGTTGTACTTATTGCTTACAGTGAAGGAGTCTGCCATGGATGTGCCATCAAACTTGGAAGCTAGAAGACGAATATCCTTCTTCTCCAATTCATTGTTTATGGACATGCCATCAGCACCCAAAGTTCGCAATATGCTTTCCTTCTCGTAAGTCTTGTGTGAAAATATGAAGTTGTTATTTTTCAACTGAAGTTGATATCATATAAAGATGATaatatgtttgtttgttttttttgtgtAGTGTCCTCACTCCTTATTACACGGAGGAGGTGCTGTTTTCATTGCATGATTTAGAAGTCCAAAATGAGGATGGGGTGTCAATCCTCTTCTATCTACAAAAGATTTTCCCAGGTTTGTAATATATAATCAGGTGGTTAGTGCTTTggatgtgtatgtatgtatatatataaatcattgACTGGTGTTGACCTACAGATGAGTGGAACAACTTTCTTGAGAGAATGGGTTGTGAAAATGAACATGACCTAAAAGGAAACAACGAGTTAGAGGATCAACTACGTCTCTGGGCTTCATACAGAGGTCAAACCTTGACCAAGACCGGTAAGTTTGACCTAATAAGTTGCCAGCATCCATTTGGTTGGACTAATGACTAATCTAATTCTCCATAATGTATGACAGTTCGGGGAATGATGTATTATCGTAAAGCCTT containing:
- the LOC111899823 gene encoding callose synthase 3 isoform X2 codes for the protein MTSRGGGSGPSDQPPPPQRRIMRTQTAGNLGESIFDSEVVPSSLVEIAPILRVANEVEPSNPRVAYLCRFYAFEKAHRLDPTSSGRGVRQFKTALLQRLERENDPTLIGRMKKSDAREMQSFYRHYYSKYIQALQSAADKADRAQLTKAYQTANVLFEVLKAVNQTQSVEVDREILETHDKVAQKTEIYLPYNILPLDPDSANQAIMIFPEIQAAVVALRNTRGLPWPREYKKKNEEDILDWLQAMFGFQKDNVANQREHLILLLANVHIRQIPKPDQQPKLDERALNEVMKKLFKNYKKWCKYLDRKSSLWLPTIQQEVQQRKLLYMGLYLLIWGEAANLRFMPECLCYIYHHMAFELYGMLAGNVSPMTGENVKPAYGGDEEAFLTKVVSPIYDVIAQEAAWSKVGKSKHSQWRNYDDLNEYFWSVDCFRLGWPMRADSDFFCGPMKANESDKNGDGKSSGGRRAAKVNFVEIRSYWHVFRSFDRMWSFFILCLQAMIIVAWNGDGNPTKIFDSDVFKKVLSVFITASILKLGQAVLDVVLNWKARQAMPFYVKLRYVLKVVTAAAWVIVLPVTYAYTSKDPEGLAQTIKGWFGNSSGSPSLFILAVVAYLSPNMLAAVLFLFPFIRRYLESSDYRIVMLMMWWSQPRLYVGRGMHESTFSLFKYTTFWILLIITKLAFSYYLEIQPLVSPTKAIMSVHINTYAWHEFFPQARNNIGVVVALWAPIILVYFMDTQIWYAIFSTLFGGVYGAFRRLGEIRTLGMLRSRFESLPGAFNGCLIPPEKSDTVKKKGLKATLSRNYEAISSHKGKEAARFAQLWNKIITSFREEDLINDREMNLLLVPYWADRELDLIQWPPFLLASMIPIALDMAKDSNGKDRELKKRIENDNYMSCAVRECYASFRNIIKFLVRGRREQKVINDIFEEVDKHIDEGDIVREFKMSALPILYDHVVKLINYLLTNKQEDRDQVVILFQDMHEVVTRDIMEDQFPNLDGPGYDADEQYQLFAPAGAIMFPAPESEAWKEKINRLYLLLTVKESAMDVPSNLEARRRISFFSNSLFMDMPSAPKVRNMLSFSVLTPYYTEEVLFSLHDLEVQNEDGVSILFYLQKIFPDEWNNFLERMGCENEHDLKGNNELEDQLRLWASYRGQTLTKTVRGMMYYRKALELQAFLDMAKDDDLMEGYKAIELNEDQMKGERSLWAQCQAVADMKFTYVVSCQQYGIQKRSGDARAQNVLRLMTEYPSLRVAYIDEVEEPSKDTTKKINNKVYYSALVKAMPNSNASETGQNLDQVIYRIKLPGPAILGEGKPENQNHAIIFTRGEGLQTIDMNQDNYMEEALKMRNLLQEFLKKHDDVRYPTILGLREHIFTGSVSSLAWFMSNQETSFVTIGQRLLANPLKVRFHYGHPDVFDRLFHLTRGGVSKASKIINLSEDIFAGFNSTLREGNVTHHEYIQVGKGRDVGLNQISLFEAKIANGNGEQTLSRDLYRLGHRFDFFRMLSCYFTTIGFYFSTLITVLTVYVFLYGRLYMVLSGLEKGLASQPALRHNKPLQVALASQSFVQIGFLMALPMMMEIGLERGFRTALSEFILMQLQLAPVFFTFSLGTKTHYYGRTLLHGGAKYRATGRGFVVFHAKFAENYRLYSRSHFVKGIELMILLLVYQIFGESYRGAVAYLLITISIWFMVGTWLFAPFLFNPSGFEWQKIVDDWSDWNKWISNQGGIGVPPEKSWESWWEEEQEHLRYSGKRGVIVEILLALRFFIYQYGLVYHLSMTKHQKSVLVYGISWVVIFAILLVVKAISFGRMKFSAKFQLVFRLIKGAIFIMFVSILVILIALPHMTLQDIVVCILAFMPTGWGLLLIAQACKPVVKTAGFWGSVRTLARGYEIVMGLLLFTPVAFLAWFPFVSEFQTRMLFNQAFSRGLQISRILGGHRKDRSARNKE
- the LOC111899823 gene encoding callose synthase 3 isoform X1, with the protein product MTSRGGGSGPSDQPPPPQRRIMRTQTAGNLGESIFDSEVVPSSLVEIAPILRVANEVEPSNPRVAYLCRFYAFEKAHRLDPTSSGRGVRQFKTALLQRLERENDPTLIGRMKKSDAREMQSFYRHYYSKYIQALQSAADKADRAQLTKAYQTANVLFEVLKAVNQTQSVEVDREILETHDKVAQKTEIYLPYNILPLDPDSANQAIMIFPEIQAAVVALRNTRGLPWPREYKKKNEEDILDWLQAMFGFQKDNVANQREHLILLLANVHIRQIPKPDQQPKLDERALNEVMKKLFKNYKKWCKYLDRKSSLWLPTIQQEVQQRKLLYMGLYLLIWGEAANLRFMPECLCYIYHHMAFELYGMLAGNVSPMTGENVKPAYGGDEEAFLTKVVSPIYDVIAQEAAWSKVGKSKHSQWRNYDDLNEYFWSVDCFRLGWPMRADSDFFCGPMKANESDKNGDGKSSGGRRAAKVNFVEIRSYWHVFRSFDRMWSFFILCLQAMIIVAWNGDGNPTKIFDSDVFKKVLSVFITASILKLGQAVLDVVLNWKARQAMPFYVKLRYVLKVVTAAAWVIVLPVTYAYTSKDPEGLAQTIKGWFGNSSGSPSLFILAVVAYLSPNMLAAVLFLFPFIRRYLESSDYRIVMLMMWWSQPRLYVGRGMHESTFSLFKYTTFWILLIITKLAFSYYLEIQPLVSPTKAIMSVHINTYAWHEFFPQARNNIGVVVALWAPIILVYFMDTQIWYAIFSTLFGGVYGAFRRLGEIRTLGMLRSRFESLPGAFNGCLIPPEKSDTVKKKGLKATLSRNYEAISSHKGKEAARFAQLWNKIITSFREEDLINDREMNLLLVPYWADRELDLIQWPPFLLASMIPIALDMAKDSNGKDRELKKRIENDNYMSCAVRECYASFRNIIKFLVRGRREQKVINDIFEEVDKHIDEGDIVREFKMSALPILYDHVVKLINYLLTNKQEDRDQVVILFQDMHEVVTRDIMEDQFPNLDGPGYDADEQYQLFAPAGAIMFPAPESEAWKEKINRLYLLLTVKESAMDVPSNLEARRRISFFSNSLFMDMPSAPKVRNMLSFSVLTPYYTEEVLFSLHDLEVQNEDGVSILFYLQKIFPDEWNNFLERMGCENEHDLKGNNELEDQLRLWASYRGQTLTKTVRGMMYYRKALELQAFLDMAKDDDLMEGYKAIELNEDQMKGERSLWAQCQAVADMKFTYVVSCQQYGIQKRSGDARAQNVLRLMTEYPSLRVAYIDEVEEPSKDTTKKINNKVYYSALVKAMPNSNASETGQNLDQVIYRIKLPGPAILGEGKPENQNHAIIFTRGEGLQTIDMNQDNYMEEALKMRNLLQEFLKKHDDVRYPTILGLREHIFTGSVSSLAWFMSNQETSFVTIGQRLLANPLKVRFHYGHPDVFDRLFHLTRGGVSKASKIINLSEDIFAGFNSTLREGNVTHHEYIQVGKGRDVGLNQISLFEAKIANGNGEQTLSRDLYRLGHRFDFFRMLSCYFTTIGFYFSTLVIKPTQKFVISYFIFYISLKLKIHPHFPLCFQITVLTVYVFLYGRLYMVLSGLEKGLASQPALRHNKPLQVALASQSFVQIGFLMALPMMMEIGLERGFRTALSEFILMQLQLAPVFFTFSLGTKTHYYGRTLLHGGAKYRATGRGFVVFHAKFAENYRLYSRSHFVKGIELMILLLVYQIFGESYRGAVAYLLITISIWFMVGTWLFAPFLFNPSGFEWQKIVDDWSDWNKWISNQGGIGVPPEKSWESWWEEEQEHLRYSGKRGVIVEILLALRFFIYQYGLVYHLSMTKHQKSVLVYGISWVVIFAILLVVKAISFGRMKFSAKFQLVFRLIKGAIFIMFVSILVILIALPHMTLQDIVVCILAFMPTGWGLLLIAQACKPVVKTAGFWGSVRTLARGYEIVMGLLLFTPVAFLAWFPFVSEFQTRMLFNQAFSRGLQISRILGGHRKDRSARNKE